ATGCCGGAGAGAGGCTGGTCTTGTTCCGTGAAGCAGTTGGGAGAGGTTTTGACTATAAGTTAGAGCTGGATACTGATATTTCACTATCGCAGAACAAGAAACATCCGAAATTATCCCCCTTGGCAAAAGAAAGCATGGCGACAGGTCGCTTTATGGCCGCTCAAGCTGAATTGACAGCATTTCATACATGCTTTGTGCCCAAACCGCGACTTGTAATTTTTGGTGGGGGACGTGATGTCGTTCCAATTGCTGAGCTTGCTAACAAAGTCGGCTTTCGGGTTGTGATAGCAGATTGGCGTGAAGGGAGTCTGCAAAATGAGTTTCCTCACGCTGAACGGATTATTTGTTCCCCAACGGAGGTTGTTCAACGCTTAGGTGTAGCTCAGGAGGATTATGTGCTGATTTGTAGTCACCAAATTGGGAGGGATAAACAGTTCCTGGAGAGTGTGATTCCGCAAGCTCCGCTATACATTGGAGTTATTGGTTCAAAGGCGCGGATCGCTCTTTTGCTGGAAGGGCTTGAGGTCCCTGCTTTTTTATATGCACCTGTAGGGTTGCCTATCGGTGGAGAAGGTCCCGAGGAGATTGCGGTCAGTATTATTGCAGAAATCATTCAAATTAGAAGGGCGGGCTTACGAGAGCTGCCTAAAGGAGCGGATAGATTTGAAAGTAGCGGGAATATATTTGGCAGCAGGGCAGAGCAGGCGGATGGGCGTGTCCAAGGTTTCACTGAAATTGTCACAGGAGGTCTCACTCGGGAGCGTCGCGCTTAGTGAATTGGATCGCTGTAATCTTGAGCCGCTTATCGTGGTAGTACGTGCGGATGACAACTTGGAATGGCTGCCACCAGCGATTGAGCCGCAAGGAACTAGACGTACCGAAACTTGTTTAACCGCACACTTAGGATTGTCTTTTTCTCTTCGATGCGGACTTAATGCTGTGCTGCCTTTGCAGCCGGATGCAGTAGTTGTGGCTCTAGCAGATCAGCCTTTTATTACTACGGCATTAGTGAATCGTCTAATACAAACGTTTGAACAATCTCCGGAGATGGATTATGTAGCTAGTGTCAGTGATGGGTCGGCTATGCCCCCTGCTTTGTTCTCAAAAGCGCTGTTTCCAGCGCTACAGGGATTGGATGGCGATCGTGGAGCGGCGGCGATTTTGCGATCACCTGATTATAAGGGGATTGTTCTGGAGTCTGACTCCGCCCACTATTTCATGGATGCTGATACTGAAGAGGATTTTGGTGAGATTCAGGAGCGATGGATACTGAGGAACGGAAAATAGAAAGTAATCGAAAAATTGATCGTAAAAGTGTTCCTTTCCCACATCGAGTCATATAATATGACATATAAAATCCTTATCCATAAACCTATTAGTGCATTACACACAAAAAAAGTGCTGATTCTTATCATCAAACACAAACGTATGTTATATAAATTTACGCAAGAGCCACCTCTAAGTATAGTAGAAGTACATTAATGGTTACAGCCATGATGAGAGATGATTTGGAGGAGGAGAATTATGAAAAAAAGGGGTCAGTTCATAACATCTTGTCTTGCATTAATGGTTCTGATGACAGTGGTTTTGGTGGGGTGTGGGAGCAATAATAATACTTCTTCAAATGCAAAAGCGACAGAGGCAGGAGCGACAACAACGGCGGCAACAGAGGCAACTGCAACTACAGAGCCGGCTGTTAAGAAACCGACGGTTGCTTTTGTGTATATCGGACCTCCAGGGGATGGCGGATACACCTACCAACATGATCAAGGACGGCAGTATATGGAGAAGGAGCTTGGAATTAAAGCCGACTTTGTAGAAAATGTCCCAGAAAGTGCCGATGCTGAACGAATCATCACAGAGCTTGCACAATCACACGACATCGTGTTTACAACGAGCTTCGGATATATGGATTTTACATTGAATGTAGCGGGCAAATTTCCTAATGTGAAGTTTCTGCATGCTTCTGGTTACAAAACCGCAGAGAACATGGGGACTTACTTCGGAAAGAATTATCAAGCCAGTTATTTGAGCGGTATTGCGGCAGGGAAAATGACCAAAAACAATCAGCTAGGTTATGTCGGTGCTTTTCCGATCAGCGAAGTGATTTATAACTTGAATGCTTTTACCCTTGGCGCACAAAGCGTCAATCCTGATGTGAAGGTGAACGTGGTTTGGACGAATACATGGTATGACCCCACGACCGAACGTCAAGCGGCAATCAGCTTGCTGGATAAAGGGGCAGATGTGCTTTTGGCCTATCAGGATTCACCTGCGACACTACAGGCTGCTGCTGAACGTGGAGCTTTTGCCGGGGGGAATGATTCGGATATGAGTAAATACGCTCCGGATAATTATTTAACGAATCCAGTATGGAATTGGGGTCCTTATTACGTAAAAGCAGTGCAAGCCGTGATGGACGGAACGTGGAAAAGCGAGCAATATTCCGGCGATATGGCTGACGGCATGGTTGAGCTGGCTCCTTTCGGGAACAAAATACCTGATGATGTGAAAAAGCTTGTCGAGGACGCTAAATCCAAGATCATCACTGGTGAGCTTGAGGTTTTCACAGGCCCGATCTCAGATAACCAAGGGAATGTGAAGGTTCAAGATGGCCAAAAGCTGACCTTGGAGGAAGTGCTGGGTATGAATTGGCTTGTAAAAGGTGTGGAAGGAACTATCCCGCAATAATTTGTAACCATACTAAAAAAATGTGCACGAACTATGGGTGGGGCGGATTCCATGAAGTGGGAACTTTCCCACCCGTACTACAACTTGAAGGAAGGAGGGGCACAGGCCATGCGGGAAACTTCAGTTGAAATGCGGGGAATTGTGAAGAAATTCGGCTCGGTAACCGCCAGTGATCAAGTCGACTTTTCGGCAAATGCGGGGGAGATTCATGCACTGCTTGGAGAGAATGGGGCAGGAAAAAGTACAGTGATGAGCATGCTGTCAGGGGTGTACAGAGCAGATGAAGGAGAAATCCTCATTCATGGAAAAGCTGCTCACATCCGTTCTCCTAAAGATGCAGCCCAGCTTGGTGTAGGTATGGTGTTTCAGAGCTTTAGGCTGGTGCAAAGTCTCACTGCTGCGGAAAATATCGTGCTTGGCGAAAAGTCGTCTTTCTGGCGTGGGCGTAAGTGGATGAAGAACAAACGCAAAGAAATAGAGGCATTAGCAGAACGGTTTGGATTGAATTTCCCGGTGGATCGTCCGATTTGGCAGCTGTCCGTTGGTGAACAGCAGCGTGTTGAAATCGTTAAGACGCTGTATCGAGGGGCTGACATTATTATTCTGGATGAGCCGACCTCTGTGCTAACCCCGGGGGAGGTGGAGCAGTTATTTGAAACGCTGCGGGTCATGAAGCAGGCTGGAAAGACGGTCATCATGACGACTCATAAAATGAAAGAGGTTATGGCTTCCTCCGATCGGATTTCCGTCATGCGCAAAGGAAAAATGATCGCTACGCTGACCACGGCGGATACGGATGAAATGGAGCTGGCTCGCCTAATGGTGGGTAAAGAAGTAACCATCACCCGGCAAGAACGGGAGGCCACTGAGGGAGACTCACTGTTAGAAGTGAAGGGCTTGGACGTATATGCCGATCATGGACGAAAAGCGTTAGATCTTTTCTCGCTGAATGTATGCAAAGGAGAGATTGTTGGCGTAGCTGGGGTAGCTGGCAATGGGCAAAAGGAACTGGCCGAAGTGTTAACAGGTCTCAGGGGCTGGAAAAGTGGTGAGATTACTTTTGATGGAAACACGGTGAAATCTGCTTCGGTAAGAGGGGCAATTGATTTGGGAATCTCTCATGTCCCGGAGAACCGGATGAAGAGCGGTTTAGCCGGTCGTCTCGGATCGGTAGATAATCTTTTATTCAAATCATATCGCTCAGTGGAGCACTCTAAATATGGTTTCCTGAAGTCTGCGAAGAACCGTTCGTGGTCAGAGGAGCTGGTCCAGCGCTTTAATGTCAAAACACCTGAGCTGGATACGCCAGTACAGCAATTGTCAGGCGGTAATCAGCAGAAGCTGCTGTTTGCACGTGAGATCAGCCATCGGCCGAAGCTGATGGTCGCCGTTCATCCGACACAAGGGCTGGATGTAGGCGCCACCGCTGGTGTTCACGACCTTCTTATGGAGCTGCGCGGTTCAGGTAGTGGCGTGCTGTTAATTTCGGAGGATTTAGATGAATTACTTCAATTGTCCGACCGGATTCTAGTGATCTACAACGGCTCAATTATTGGTGAGAGTACGCATGAGGAAGCGAATCGAGAAAGCATCGGACTGCTAATGGCTGGTATTCATAACAGAGAGGAGAGCGCCGTATGAGCCTGGAGAATGGAAGAAATACCGCAGCAGTTGTTCTTGAACCTATCCCAGCCTACTCCGGAAAACGATTCTCTCTGCGTTTGGAATACGATGCCAGCCGCATCCGTTCGCCTTGGTGGACCCCTATTGTATCTATAATTCTAGCGTTATTGCTGTGTGCCCTATTTATCGCAGCAAATGGTATGAATCCGGTAATGGTCTATGAAAAAATGTTCCGTGGCGCATTTGGCACAGCGTATGGGCTCACTGAAACGATGGTTAAAGCGATCCCGCTACTCCTATGTGGGCTTGGGATTGCTGTGGCTTACCGCATTTCTGTATGGAATATTGGAGCAGAAGGCCAGTTAACCGTTGGTGCTATGGCGGCTACCGCAGTCACGATTTATTTTCCTAATTTATCTTCATTCTGGTCTCTATCCTTAATGCTGCTGTTCGGCATTGCGGCAGGAGCGCTTTGGGGGCTACTGACTGCTATCCCCCGGACGCATTTTGGCGTGAATGAGCTGATTACTTCATTGATGCTGAATTATGTTGCTTTATTGGCACTCGATTATGTAGTATTCGGACCTTGGAAAGATCCTAAAGGGTTTAATTTCCCCGGATCGCCAATGTTTACTTCGGCTCAGTCCCTGCCTGTTCTCGGAAGTACGAGATTGCATATCGGATTGTTATTTGGACTTATCGCTGTTGTGATTTATTACTTGATGATTCGTTTCACCAAGTGGGGGTATGAGCTTCGTCTGATTGGGGCCAATCCTGTGGCTGCCAGATACGCCGGCATTCATATCAAGCGGCATATTATTATCGTCATGCTGATCAGTGGAGGGCTCGCTGGTATAGCGGGGATGGCTGAGGTCTCCGGTGTTACTCACAAGCTGATGCAAGGCATCTCTCCCGGTTATGGCTACACCGCCATTATTGTGGCTTGGTTAGCCAAATTAAACCCACTCGGCCTAATCGTTACTTCCGTTCTGTTCGGTGGCTTAATTGTCGGTGGATACAGTGTTCAGACCATTGGGCTACCCTCCTCAATTTCGGAAATGCTGCAAGGCTCTATCCTGTTTTTTCTGATTGCTGGCGATATGATTTATCGTTTCCGTATCCGCCATAGCAGGGTTCAGCTGAAAGGGGGGAGATAATCCATGGATTTTACTACACAGCTCCTAATTGCCGCAATATCCGCAGGGACCCCGCTGCTATTAGCTACTCTTGGAGGCATTTTAAACGAACGAGCCGGCATTATACAGCTTGGAGCTGAAGGGCTGATGCTGATGGGAGCAGTCACTACTTGTATCGTGTATATTCGCTCAGGAAACCTGCTGTTAGCTCTACTGGCCACTGTAACTATAACGGCTGTGCTTGGTTTACTTCATTCTTTTCTCTGCGTGACCTTAAGGGCAAACCAAACGATGTCCGGTCTTGCCATGACTCTGTTCGGCAGTGGACTGAGCGCTTATCTGGGCAAACCGATCAGTGGCATTCCTTTGCCGGGAACATCCCCTAAGCTGCATTTGGTGTGGCTGGAGAATGTTCCGGTCATCGGGAAAATATTCGGTAATATGGACTACCTGACCTGGTTCAGTCTGCTGCTAGTGCTCGCTCTGCATCTGCTAATTCACCGCACTTCTTGGGGGCTGCATTTGCGGGCAGTCGGAGACAGTCCGGCTACCGCTGACGTGATGGGGATTCGGGTACAGCTTATCCGGTATAGCTATGTGATCATCGGCGCTGCCCTCATCGGTCTGGCAGGAGCAGATATGGTTTTGGCTTACGCTCCAACCTGGAATGAAGGTCTAACTGCAGGTCGAGGATGGATTGCGGTGGGTCTTGTGATTTTCGCCAGATGGAATCCGCTGCGTGCCTTGTTCTGTGCATACTTTTTCGGGGCATTGGATTCGCTTGGCTTCCGCATTCAACTGCTGGGCAGTGCGGTTCCGCCTTATTTTCTCAAAATGATACCGTACCTTGTGACTATCCTAGTCCTGATGTACCTAGGGTATCGCAATCGCAATAAACCATCCGGCACACCGGAATCACTCGGAGTTCCTTATATTCGGGAACAAAGGTTTTAAGGCAAAGCGTAGGCGTAGAGAGACAGTAATCATGTGCTTAAAAGGAGGCGGAGTGTATGGGGGTTTTACGGGAAGAGGATGGAAGGCTATCTGATGTAATTCAGCCCCGCAGCCTGCACGAAGCTTGGGAGAGGAAAATGGAGCTCGGGGACAGTGCCCAATATGTCGCGGGAGGGACACTGCTGAGAACAGGGTGGGAAAGTGGAACAGCTCTTATACCTAAACAGCTGATTGATCTTCGGCAAATTTCAGGTCTTGCTGATATTACTCAAACTGAATTCTACTTGTCTCTGGGTGCTCTTGTTCCGCTCTCTCAGTGCCGCAGCAATGAGCATTTGCAGGCAGTGGCTCCAGCGCTGCAAGAAGCCGCACGTTGTATAGCTGCTCCGTCGGTGCGTAATCTAGCCACGCTTGGTGGCAATATCGCTTCTGGCTTCGGTGATATTCTACCCGCATTACTGGTATATGACGCTGAGTTGATCTCCTTTGACGGTAAATTTATGACGTCATTACCGTTGACAGAATGGCTAAACAATCACTGGAGTGGGATGAAACCTGCGGCAGATCTAGTGGCTGAGATTCGCATATCACCTGCTCGCCGAGAGAATCCATTAACAGATAGACTTGAAATTTTCCGTAAGGTTGGCCGAAGGGAGGCTTTCACCCCTTCACTTGTAACGGTAGCGATATCCGCATGGATCGATACTGAACACCGTTTTCGTGAGGTTCGTATCGCAGCAGGCGGGGGGACGGGGCGTCCGCAGCGGTTAAGTAGAGCTGAAGCTATGCTTGAAGATGAGGTGTATACAGACTCGCTGCTACCTGCTCTATATGAAGTGGTTGAGAACAGCTTCGAGACGTATGGTGATCCTTTTGCCACAGAGCTCTACAAGAAAAAAACAGCTGGAAACCTGCTTGTAGCTGAGCTTTGGAAGGTTATGAATAGGCGGAGCTAAGAGGTGAGACCCCCATGAAAGGAGCGAGGGAAAATGCTGCTGAATAAGGAATCCAGCGGAAGCCGCTGGCGTACACGGCCCGACGGAGAGGGCAAGGTATCCGGCAAGCTGCAGTATTTGACCGACATGAGAGCGGAAGAAATGTTAATCGGCCGCGTGCTCCGCAGTCAACAGGCACATGCCCGTATTTTGTCTGTGCGAATTGAGAAGGCCAGGGAGGTTCCGGGTGTACACGCTGTTATTACTCACGAGGATGTGCCCGGACTTAATGGATTTGGTATAGCTTTGCCGCATCAACCGGTGTTTTGCAGTGAACGTGTGCGTTACACCGGCGATGCGATTGCGGCAGTAGCGGCTGAGACGGATGAAATTGCGGAGTATGCCCTATCCCTTATTGAAGTGGATTATGAGCTTCTACCCTTGCTGGAGAATCCGGAAGAGGCGATGAAGTCGGACGCAGTCCTGCTGCATGCTGAGGGAAATGTACTTCATCATACGGAATACCGTAAGGGGGAACCGGAAGCTGAATTTAAGGATTGCTGCCACATAGTGGAGGAGACGTATTATACGCCTCGCCAAATGCACACCTATATGGAGACTGAAGGCGGATTGTTTATCCCCGAAGATAACGGACGGCTTACCGTGTATTCAGCTACACAACATGGGTTGATGGATCGGATGCAGCTATCCAGAATTCTGGCTATTCCTCAAGAAGATATCCGCGTCATCTCGAGTCCTATCGGCGGGTCCTTTGGAGGAAAAGACGAGCTGAATGTACAGCCATACGGAGCACTGCTTGCAATGCTAACACTCCGCCCGGTGCGACTTCATAATTCGAGAGCTGAATCGGTACGTGCAGGACTAAAACGCCATCCCATGAAAATTACCATGAAAACTGGCTGTGACCACGAAGGCATCATCAGGGCACATCAGGTCAGAATTATTTCGGATACGGGAGCTTACGCAACGCTTGGTGCGGAGGTGCTTAACTTCGCAACAGAACATGTAATGGGCCCTTATATCATCGATCATGTGGATGTGGAAGGCTTCGCTGTATACACCAATAACGGTGTGTCCGGTGAATTCCGAGGGTTTGGCGGCAATCAGGCGATTTTCGCTTTGGAAGGACAAATCGATCGTTTGGCAGAGCGATTACAGATTGATCCGTGGGAAATGCGCCGCCGCAATCTGCGTAAATACGGTGATCTCGGTCCATTAGGTCAGGAGATTGCCCAGACCGATGGAGCCTATCAGGTGTGGGAAGCGCTGGCTGATTCGCCTCTCATGACTGAGGGAGCGTATACAGACAAAGACTCAGGCTTCGTGGAACCATGGATCGTCACCGGAACGGGTGCTGCGATAGCTATGCATGGTGCAGGACTTGGCTATGGCATCCCCGATCCGGCGGGTGGTCGGTTGTCTCTGACTCTAGAGGGCAAGATTGAGGCGGTTTTTGGTTACGAGGAGTTTGGCCAGGGTTTAATTGCAACCATGGAACAAATGCTGATTGAACAGTTTGGCTTGGCAGCAGAGGACATAAGCATCGTCATTGGCGATACGGATGTTGTACCTGATAGCGGATCTAGTACGGCTTCACGATCAACTAGCATGATGTGGATGGCTCTCAAACGGCTACGTCCAGACTTTGCCTCTCGAGTATTGCAGGCAGCTGCGACAATAAAGCCAGAGCTGGAAGACTATGAAATGAAGCTCGGCCCTGGCGGCATTTGGAAAGAAGACGGTGGTCTGCTTCTGACATACAAGGATCTGGCAGAGAGGATTTCAGAACCCATTGTCTGTAATACGAAGTTCACTTATCCAACCACGCCTTTTAAAAGAGTAGGGGCGCATTTCCTGTACACCTATTCCGCCATTGCGGTCCGGGTGGAAGTTAATCTGCTTACAGGACGTGTTCGTGTACTGGACCAATATCATACGGTAGCGGCGGGGCCGGTGGCGAATCCACAAGGGTACCTCGGGCAGATCGAAGGTGGCAGCAGTATGGCGGTGGGCTTCACCTTGTCAGAGGATGCTGTAATGTCAGGCGGCAGCTATGTCACCAAAAATTTAGACACCTATTTGGTGCCGACCATTGCCGATATGAATGGCAGCATTCAAGTGCAGCCGATAGAGGATTTGCCGGATCATGATACGTACGGTCCTCGCGGTATCGGAGAGGTGGGTTCTGTCAATTTAGCTCCGGCTGTCGCATCAGCCATATTCCAGGCTGTAGGGAAACGGGTAACCAAGCTGCCCATTGATCCCGAATGGTTGCAGTCTACACCGTTTATTCCACAAAAGGCGGTGAATATCCATGCGGAACGCTAATCCGAATTCGAATCTAAATGAAGAGAATCTTGATCCAGCATCATTTGAAGAAGCTTTTACAGAAGAGAGGTTCACCTTCAGATGTCACCTTAATGGTAAAGCGATATCCACCGAGATTCCCCCTTCTCGCCGGCTTTTAGATGTTATTCGTGAAGATTTGGCGCTGACTGGAACGAAGCGCTCTTGTGAGATTGGCCGCTGCGGAGCCTGTATGGTGCTGGTGGATGGACGCCCTGTGAATTCATGTCTGGTGATGGCCTATCAATGCTCAGGTGCCGAAATTACAACGATTGAGGGTCTTAGTGAAGCGGGACTACATCCCGTTCAGCGTGCTTTTTTAGAAGAAGGCGGGTTCCAATGCGGTTATTGCACACCTGGGATGGTCATCTCGGTGGTTGCCCTGCTGGATGAGAACCCGCATCCTACTCAGATCGAAGTGGAAGAAGCTTTATCGGGTAACATTTGCCGCTGTACAGGATATGGAGGCATTTTGCGAGCGGTTAACAAAGCTATTGGGGGATGAGTGGATGGTCATTTCTGAATGCAAGTTTACACTGGATGAAGTAAATGCCATGAGCATAACGGAGTTTGTGAAGCATCTGGGAGGGGTTTTTGAACACTCGCCGTGGGTGGCAGTGGAAGCTTATAAGCAGATCCCGTTCCATTCAATAGAGCATCTCCATAGCACAATGATGCAAACCGTACTGAATGCTGATCGTAGCCGAATGGAGGGGCTATTAAAAGCTCACCCAGATCTGGCGACTAGGCTTCAAGTTACACCTTTGTCGGCATCGGAGCAACAGGGGGCTGGACTAGATCGGCTAACAATGGAAGAGTTCAATCTACTAAGCGATCTTAATAGAAAGTATACGGATAAATTTCAGTTCCCTTTTATTCTAGCCGTTCGTGGCAAAAACAAAGATGACATCATCAGTGCCATTGGAGCACGGGTAGAGCGTTCACCTCAGGAGGAATGGGTTCAAGCTTTTTCTGAGATTGGCCTTATTACAAAATTCCGCTTAAGTGATTTAATCATTCATTCATCATAATCGGGGAGGATGTCAGCCATGCTGGAACCAATTAACGGACGTACAATGTTTTATGGAAAAAGCGATGTTCTAACTTATCGTACCTATGCCAAACCGCTGGCCGTTACCCCTGTTCCCGAATCTTCCTTCACGGGCTGCGATAACATTATATTCGCGCATAATATTACATTTGCCGTTACGGGCGAAGCCTTTCTCCCTTCTTTTTCAGAAGGGGATAATTCTATGGTCGTTGCCACCGATTCCATGAAAAATTTCATCCTGCGCAATACCGCCGACTACACGGGCAGCACAACGGAAGGGTTGCTGCAGCTTCTCAGCAGCCGGTTTATGGATAGATACAGTCATGTCACTGCAGTTTCTGTGTCCGCAGATCGGTTGCCTTTTGAACAGGTAATGGTCCCCGGAGGCGAAGGGCTTAAGCAGAGTCAATTGGTGCTGCGGCACTCCAATAATGAATCCTATTCGGCTTCGCTGACAGTAAAACGTGGAGACAATGGGTCTGAGGTTGTCGCTCATGAATGCCGTTTGAAGGACTTACAGCTTATAAAAGTGAGCGGAAGCTCGT
This Paenibacillus sp. FSL R5-0345 DNA region includes the following protein-coding sequences:
- the uraD gene encoding 2-oxo-4-hydroxy-4-carboxy-5-ureidoimidazoline decarboxylase; its protein translation is MVISECKFTLDEVNAMSITEFVKHLGGVFEHSPWVAVEAYKQIPFHSIEHLHSTMMQTVLNADRSRMEGLLKAHPDLATRLQVTPLSASEQQGAGLDRLTMEEFNLLSDLNRKYTDKFQFPFILAVRGKNKDDIISAIGARVERSPQEEWVQAFSEIGLITKFRLSDLIIHSS
- a CDS encoding FAD binding domain-containing protein; the encoded protein is MGVLREEDGRLSDVIQPRSLHEAWERKMELGDSAQYVAGGTLLRTGWESGTALIPKQLIDLRQISGLADITQTEFYLSLGALVPLSQCRSNEHLQAVAPALQEAARCIAAPSVRNLATLGGNIASGFGDILPALLVYDAELISFDGKFMTSLPLTEWLNNHWSGMKPAADLVAEIRISPARRENPLTDRLEIFRKVGRREAFTPSLVTVAISAWIDTEHRFREVRIAAGGGTGRPQRLSRAEAMLEDEVYTDSLLPALYEVVENSFETYGDPFATELYKKKTAGNLLVAELWKVMNRRS
- a CDS encoding BMP family ABC transporter substrate-binding protein, translated to MKKRGQFITSCLALMVLMTVVLVGCGSNNNTSSNAKATEAGATTTAATEATATTEPAVKKPTVAFVYIGPPGDGGYTYQHDQGRQYMEKELGIKADFVENVPESADAERIITELAQSHDIVFTTSFGYMDFTLNVAGKFPNVKFLHASGYKTAENMGTYFGKNYQASYLSGIAAGKMTKNNQLGYVGAFPISEVIYNLNAFTLGAQSVNPDVKVNVVWTNTWYDPTTERQAAISLLDKGADVLLAYQDSPATLQAAAERGAFAGGNDSDMSKYAPDNYLTNPVWNWGPYYVKAVQAVMDGTWKSEQYSGDMADGMVELAPFGNKIPDDVKKLVEDAKSKIITGELEVFTGPISDNQGNVKVQDGQKLTLEEVLGMNWLVKGVEGTIPQ
- a CDS encoding ABC transporter ATP-binding protein produces the protein MRETSVEMRGIVKKFGSVTASDQVDFSANAGEIHALLGENGAGKSTVMSMLSGVYRADEGEILIHGKAAHIRSPKDAAQLGVGMVFQSFRLVQSLTAAENIVLGEKSSFWRGRKWMKNKRKEIEALAERFGLNFPVDRPIWQLSVGEQQRVEIVKTLYRGADIIILDEPTSVLTPGEVEQLFETLRVMKQAGKTVIMTTHKMKEVMASSDRISVMRKGKMIATLTTADTDEMELARLMVGKEVTITRQEREATEGDSLLEVKGLDVYADHGRKALDLFSLNVCKGEIVGVAGVAGNGQKELAEVLTGLRGWKSGEITFDGNTVKSASVRGAIDLGISHVPENRMKSGLAGRLGSVDNLLFKSYRSVEHSKYGFLKSAKNRSWSEELVQRFNVKTPELDTPVQQLSGGNQQKLLFAREISHRPKLMVAVHPTQGLDVGATAGVHDLLMELRGSGSGVLLISEDLDELLQLSDRILVIYNGSIIGESTHEEANRESIGLLMAGIHNREESAV
- the pucL gene encoding factor-independent urate hydroxylase, which codes for MLEPINGRTMFYGKSDVLTYRTYAKPLAVTPVPESSFTGCDNIIFAHNITFAVTGEAFLPSFSEGDNSMVVATDSMKNFILRNTADYTGSTTEGLLQLLSSRFMDRYSHVTAVSVSADRLPFEQVMVPGGEGLKQSQLVLRHSNNESYSASLTVKRGDNGSEVVAHECRLKDLQLIKVSGSSFYGFVRDEYTTLPESFDRPLYIFLNINWTYNDVEHALDGDQGQYVAAEHIRDIAHSAFHELNSPSIQSLIYQIGLRVLSRFPQLATVSFESNNRTWETIVEPEESKGGVFTEPRPPYGFQGFSVSRADLAGETA
- a CDS encoding XdhC family protein, producing MNTHDIAMHIQTHKAPAVLATLIEVEGHSYRKPGAVMLFFEGGTIGSISPGCLESDLQLRTSEIWERGLPEIVEYNMLSPDDLSWGETVGCGGKIKVVLEPVQGELQDLLVLASDRLYAGERLVLFREAVGRGFDYKLELDTDISLSQNKKHPKLSPLAKESMATGRFMAAQAELTAFHTCFVPKPRLVIFGGGRDVVPIAELANKVGFRVVIADWREGSLQNEFPHAERIICSPTEVVQRLGVAQEDYVLICSHQIGRDKQFLESVIPQAPLYIGVIGSKARIALLLEGLEVPAFLYAPVGLPIGGEGPEEIAVSIIAEIIQIRRAGLRELPKGADRFESSGNIFGSRAEQADGRVQGFTEIVTGGLTRERRA
- the pucD gene encoding xanthine dehydrogenase subunit D, whose amino-acid sequence is MLLNKESSGSRWRTRPDGEGKVSGKLQYLTDMRAEEMLIGRVLRSQQAHARILSVRIEKAREVPGVHAVITHEDVPGLNGFGIALPHQPVFCSERVRYTGDAIAAVAAETDEIAEYALSLIEVDYELLPLLENPEEAMKSDAVLLHAEGNVLHHTEYRKGEPEAEFKDCCHIVEETYYTPRQMHTYMETEGGLFIPEDNGRLTVYSATQHGLMDRMQLSRILAIPQEDIRVISSPIGGSFGGKDELNVQPYGALLAMLTLRPVRLHNSRAESVRAGLKRHPMKITMKTGCDHEGIIRAHQVRIISDTGAYATLGAEVLNFATEHVMGPYIIDHVDVEGFAVYTNNGVSGEFRGFGGNQAIFALEGQIDRLAERLQIDPWEMRRRNLRKYGDLGPLGQEIAQTDGAYQVWEALADSPLMTEGAYTDKDSGFVEPWIVTGTGAAIAMHGAGLGYGIPDPAGGRLSLTLEGKIEAVFGYEEFGQGLIATMEQMLIEQFGLAAEDISIVIGDTDVVPDSGSSTASRSTSMMWMALKRLRPDFASRVLQAAATIKPELEDYEMKLGPGGIWKEDGGLLLTYKDLAERISEPIVCNTKFTYPTTPFKRVGAHFLYTYSAIAVRVEVNLLTGRVRVLDQYHTVAAGPVANPQGYLGQIEGGSSMAVGFTLSEDAVMSGGSYVTKNLDTYLVPTIADMNGSIQVQPIEDLPDHDTYGPRGIGEVGSVNLAPAVASAIFQAVGKRVTKLPIDPEWLQSTPFIPQKAVNIHAER
- a CDS encoding (2Fe-2S)-binding protein produces the protein MRNANPNSNLNEENLDPASFEEAFTEERFTFRCHLNGKAISTEIPPSRRLLDVIREDLALTGTKRSCEIGRCGACMVLVDGRPVNSCLVMAYQCSGAEITTIEGLSEAGLHPVQRAFLEEGGFQCGYCTPGMVISVVALLDENPHPTQIEVEEALSGNICRCTGYGGILRAVNKAIGG
- a CDS encoding ABC transporter permease, with the protein product MSLENGRNTAAVVLEPIPAYSGKRFSLRLEYDASRIRSPWWTPIVSIILALLLCALFIAANGMNPVMVYEKMFRGAFGTAYGLTETMVKAIPLLLCGLGIAVAYRISVWNIGAEGQLTVGAMAATAVTIYFPNLSSFWSLSLMLLFGIAAGALWGLLTAIPRTHFGVNELITSLMLNYVALLALDYVVFGPWKDPKGFNFPGSPMFTSAQSLPVLGSTRLHIGLLFGLIAVVIYYLMIRFTKWGYELRLIGANPVAARYAGIHIKRHIIIVMLISGGLAGIAGMAEVSGVTHKLMQGISPGYGYTAIIVAWLAKLNPLGLIVTSVLFGGLIVGGYSVQTIGLPSSISEMLQGSILFFLIAGDMIYRFRIRHSRVQLKGGR
- a CDS encoding NTP transferase domain-containing protein, which codes for MSKVSLKLSQEVSLGSVALSELDRCNLEPLIVVVRADDNLEWLPPAIEPQGTRRTETCLTAHLGLSFSLRCGLNAVLPLQPDAVVVALADQPFITTALVNRLIQTFEQSPEMDYVASVSDGSAMPPALFSKALFPALQGLDGDRGAAAILRSPDYKGIVLESDSAHYFMDADTEEDFGEIQERWILRNGK
- a CDS encoding ABC transporter permease encodes the protein MDFTTQLLIAAISAGTPLLLATLGGILNERAGIIQLGAEGLMLMGAVTTCIVYIRSGNLLLALLATVTITAVLGLLHSFLCVTLRANQTMSGLAMTLFGSGLSAYLGKPISGIPLPGTSPKLHLVWLENVPVIGKIFGNMDYLTWFSLLLVLALHLLIHRTSWGLHLRAVGDSPATADVMGIRVQLIRYSYVIIGAALIGLAGADMVLAYAPTWNEGLTAGRGWIAVGLVIFARWNPLRALFCAYFFGALDSLGFRIQLLGSAVPPYFLKMIPYLVTILVLMYLGYRNRNKPSGTPESLGVPYIREQRF